The following proteins are encoded in a genomic region of Cryptococcus gattii WM276 chromosome I, complete sequence:
- a CDS encoding uncharacterized protein (Similar to TIGR gene model, INSD accession AAW45869.1) — MSTNATPPPVDVASLSTKSNDPRDQQLVIRQVTSDIITFSVPFTRSGFLPIGGRSTAIRLSRPSKPTITENAIQPHPQSAPSDVVFVYASHPLTAATKEALNTLGEVKWLVTPDGEHGMYIQEYVDHFPGAQAIGVERYKEQKPDIQWAGLFGPNVDGETKKYGFEPQISLHQVSAHLNHELIAIHHPSGTLLEGDMLFNLPPTEQYSRAGGLPTLFKFFGGGGSLSPGGKVHAGMASGVTKNKDLLKKELAPINAAKWDRIIPCHGDVIETDGKVHWNKVWGKFS; from the exons ATGTCTACAAACGCAACCCCTCCGCCTGTCGACGTTGCGTCTCTCTCAACAAAGTCGAACGACCCTCGGGATCAGCAACTAGTCATCAGACAGGTTACATCTGATATTATCACCTTTTCAGTGCCCTTC ACCCGATCTGGTTTTCTTCCCATTGGGGGTCGTTCAACTGCCATTCGTCTGTCGCGTCCTTCCAAACCGACCATCACTGAAAATGCCATCCAGCCACATCCTCAGTCAGCTCCTTCGGATGTAGTCTTTGTTTATGCCTCTCATCCTTTGACTGCAGCTACCAAAGAAGCACTTAATACCTTGGGCGAAGTGAAGTGGTTGGTCACTCCTGATGGAGAACATGGAATGTACATCCAGGAATACGTCGACCACTTCCCTGGAGCACA AGCAATTGGTGTTGAACGTTACAAGGAACAGAAACCTGACATCCAATGGGCTGGGCTTTTTGGTCCAAATGTTGATGGCGAGACAAAAAAATATGGTTTTGAGCCACAAATTAGTCTGCATCAAGTATCGGCTCATCTTAACCATGAGCTTATCGCCATTCACCACCCTTCTGGCACTTTGCTTGAGGGCGACATGCTGTTTAACTTGCCCCCGACAGAGCAATATAGCAGGGCGGGGGGATTGCCTACACTTTTCAAGTTCTTTGGGGGCGGAGGCTCATTGAGTCCAGGAGGCAAGGTGCATGCTGGTATGGCTAGCGGAGTTACAAAGAACAAGGA CTTGTTAAAGAAAGAATTGGCACCGATCAACGCTGCCAAATGGGACAGGATTATTCCTTGCCATGGAGACGTCATTGAAACAGATGGAAAAGTTCACTGGAATAAGGTATGGGGCAAGTTTTCATAA
- a CDS encoding uncharacterized protein (Similar to TIGR gene model, INSD accession AAW45927.1) yields MVRTVQEPLPTTPQRRRSTTHSQPPQQNSANAATGKPRTALQERTDNVILPLPKSQSQKGKAQAYKAIPKLVNRPSRSLMRPKVSEFVANSPQRIQNPFSSLKENSPLSSHTAVSYHGPRTSMPMPVYGDDETLLIDMSLPGDFTLGGFETTDESDDETVPKRFGGLKGLMTPDNSQEVDRTESPSLSRTIKKVAAARPSQKTRVRLPTPPASQPLSIETFPPPPSTLRVSRVRARQSPTPRRISTAPAEILGNNASGFNARVSAEPSPNPRSKKKLRMNDENNEASGRKSVEVTIPMRRMPASPGIEKVQKNVPSESRKSLGKVKGGASSSRTPIATLSQSISGTRRVSGGSNSSSQSHSKTPAAPRTKAIPATAPARRRLSKAPNASRKETVKRRASTGMALIQSTSKDGKSRANKGRITVTQEMFQSMSGILEDPIHGSPGDDPLLLKGVSREEMEWDGEVTRDGLQQTSGLGLQVESRDVVQEPILLHRTGLSSSGPSPSITANATQSASREPSPFLSTLYNRFENGEIDVGQYDDWSNDFGGGWSDDDSLAGEDTFLHVKERHSVGEQNLAVIEENVVESPFIPRMRSMGLMQEEQDLPVGATEKEGEVETKAKGDVTLEAEEGIWDEELTIRNQARAVTELEVSQQEKEQNRTDREADVMIEVESDAWDKLPACQDNKIESPNRRTDEEPCNAVIKTHSGLPSSPQVNATRSPSPKLLAAPRQETPVCRASLSPVSPFACSQPPQLQKSPAVRNAEEENAPGKSRQMSVAGPSPAPPGRLSPTLFSPTPLTQRSSVPHSPTYSKRPSLAPPSPTQSSYSVHPVRSPSQAYSRVGSLRPLSPLPSSPILKGLTQDAPEPDIEAVERASSLSSPARSPRRSLSQASYQSPALLHLTPHHASEERFATRSPLRLIKHRGEVGTASPTKSEHNHRQVSHAPMAHELAQSEDEEEKDDILARAERMIARLSMPLSPRNPPLLREEAPALIVQAASPEISPASQPFIASAQTPSSSVGAHRFATLSPASSLGKRRTTPPSSLGESPQSQSTPRLQATSPVHECAGTSPMISPISTGSLQHTPIPQFRLYPGETPLMDASYREPTLGFRRGTPHPKIELASPATDCSPFVSQGSGSQLRLSLQRHISADSHSDSSLSQKGRLLLSPSPHAGSPIRSPFRESTPTRRSPMLSASTTVKKNTQPSSLSPSSQLVSDFPRGEVESAMNSIQASKAMDSHGGAVHLKPMTVVTPQTDVMRVEESADSSINQATASAVHAQSLAQDIHVEDEAGPDWRIECSSISVVAEDVELGILVGPSFVNAHAIQTLQPGDAAGENGSIGESARFSDGYGDDEQNICNDSGLTEMTDKTVEGDSAAWDISAASLNENVGRSNELGGIEKTCKRQEEGNGQDTGANVCREDNMSKNEMGEKNSEGDGEKMEEMLSENEQDEDSEQENDQKDTSEEDEESGPGEAQDKIVICVVKKKTVKVEPGLEHDVQERRPTVSEIPDRRCTPVLSTPLYSSGAEREPTMQPRRTPTPSRLISASASSPQQEVHQWNTPIASSLYKQVTTQSNTPALSAIPSAPVTPSDMLYPSLNNLDSPLSISTSFITSTPTHDTSSNPTAMSNERPVFRIAGENTPQCISALEKMFPKKAVGHSKLSQQVIPSSSPSRADLDEMEKIQVDETIETSAEEKSDDEPHKSNAECDMSAGSQDDDPEANSSVQIKKPRKSLHDELAAVVRDEDAGDSSFKSVVEVSSLDPKAAARAAAILKLNHSYIEHGVLSRQNPDVSSTTNMSHSSLLDKRDLLHEAELEIVSQRRSHSRSMSRAMSLSREWEVSREVRREREMSVTTFMTEDYPIPGGYVKTPIKRRHSPLPHTHRHSHSSFGRINTPGVVKGKAKERENRWGVSEWKRLEKTYRSEKEAWIKARELKALPGGLVSWARRATFGSNSRVEMEPWDAQRVVEKFLDSERPKAGNAEWDKELVLLRVQAIERRLNHIQNKEASISAVIDTPVQKKARKNPEDIDISTKTIHTPLAMPRCQPKVEEPPSTIKRMLGFIWGGGANKADLMSEVKMKGKGLMKEFEAVQGKDRANEQMKEIARPEGVPPPLTVASQPAPSPVPSTVNTRSVSTPNLTTATSVSSTSLSSSALASISFSHTSRSSSGRLYPPLHPSLSQRSSAIAKLFPQGQMITAVPPPPKEPVKLPSTVSGLQRSRTGSVKDLAKVFEEKSFELQK; encoded by the exons ATGGTTCGAACAGTCCAAGAACCCCTTCCTACCACACCCCAACGTCGCCGCTCCACCACCCATTCACAACCTCCGCAGCAAAACAGTGCTAACGCGGCGACCGGCAAGCCACGTACGGCTCTCCAAGAGAGGACAGATAATGTGATCCTTCCCCTGCCAAAGTCCCAGAGCCAGAAAGGCAAAGCCCAAGCTTATAAAGCTATCCCCAAGCTTGTCAACAGGCCATCTCGATCACTCATGCGACCCAAGGTCTCCGAGTTCGTCGCTAATTCACCTCAGCGGATCCAAAACCCATTCTCATCCCTCAAAGAAAATTCCCCTCTTTCTTCTCATACAGCAGTATCATACCACGGCCCCAGGACATCAATGCCCATGCCGGTTTATGGTGACGATGAAACCCTGTTGATAGACATGTCTCTCCCAGGTGACTTCACACTAGGAGGTTTCGAAACCACAGACGAGAGTGATGATGAGACCGTGCCCAAACGATTTGGGGGTCTCAAAGGTCTGATGACACCAGATAACAGTCAGGAGGTG GATCGGACTGAGTCACCCAGCTTGAGTCGCACGATAAAAAAGGTTGCCGCAGCGAGGCCGAGTCAAAAGACACGCGTTCGTTTACCTACTCCTCCAGCCTCTCAGCCTCTTTCCATAGAAACCTTTCCACCACCGCCCTCTACTCTAAGAGTATCTCGAGTGCGCGCCCGGCAGTCTCCGACACCTCGACGTATTTCTACTGCTCCGGCTGAAATTCTTGGGAATAACGCTTCTGGTTTCAATGCACGGGTATCGGCGGAGCCGTCGCCGAACCCcagaagcaagaagaagttAAGAATGAATGACGAAAATAATGAGGCTTCAGGCAGGAAGTCCGTTGAGGTGACAATCCCCATGCGAAGGATGCCTGCTAGTCCTGGTATTGAGAAAGTTCAAAAGAATGTGCCCAGCGAAAGTCGCAAGTCCTTGGGCAAGGTAAAGGGAGGAGCGTCTTCTTCTAGAACACCCATTGCTACTCTGTCTCAATCAATCTCTGGTACTAGACGTGTGAGCGGCGGATCAAACTCAAGTTCGCAATCCCATTCGAAGACACCAGCTGCCCCCAGGACCAAGGCCATCCCCGCCACCGCTCCAGCTCGCAGACGTCTATCCAAAGCTCCTAACGCTTCTCGCAAGGAGACAGTCAAACGCCGTGCTTCTACAGGGATGGCTCTCATTCAGTCCACTTCcaaagatggaaagagTAGAGCGAATAAGGGTAGGATTACAGTGACACAGGAGATGTTTCAGTCAATGAGTGGTATCTTAGAGGATCCAATCCACGGTAGTCCTGGAGATGACCCGTTACTTTTGAAGGGTGTATCTcgagaagagatggaatgGGACGGTGAAGTCACGAGAGATGGGCTGCAGCAAACATCAGGACTTGGACTACAGGTGGAGTCTCGCGATGTGGTCCAAGAACCCATACTCTTGCATCGTACAGgcctctcttcctctggTCCTTCGCCAAGTATTACAGCCAACGCGACTCAGAGCGCCTCTCGTGAACCATCTCCGTTTTTGTCAACTCTTTATAATCGTTTTGAAAATGGAGAGATAGATGTGGGTCAGTATGATGATTGGAGCAACGACTTTGGAGGAGGCTGGTCCGACGATGACAGTCTGGCTGGTGAAGATACGTTTTTACATGTGAAAGAGCGGCATTCCGTCGGAGAACAAAACCTTGCTGTCATTGAAGAGAATGTTGTGGAAAGTCCATTCATTCCCAGGATGCGATCTATGGGATTAATGcaagaagagcaagatCTACCAGTGGGAGCCACGGAGAAGGAGGGTGAGGTAGAGACCAAAGCCAAAGGAGATGTTACTCTagaagcagaggaaggCATTTGGGATGAAGAGCTCACCATCAGAAATCAAGCCCGTGCCGTGACTGAACTGGAAGTCTCCCAGCAGGAGAAGGAGCAAAATAGGACGGATAGAGAAGCCGATGTGATGATCGAAGTGGAGAGTGATGCATGGGACAAATTACCTGCCTGCCAGGATAATAAGATCGAATCACCCAACAGGAGGACTGATGAAGAGCCATGTAATGCGGTTATTAAGACCCACTCAGGTCTTCCTTCAAGCCCTCAAGTCAATGCAACAAGATCGCCATCTCCAAAGCTTCTGGCTGCTCCTCGACAAGAAACGCCCGTATGCCGAGCCTCTCTTTCTCCAGTCTCTCCCTTTGCATGCAGTCAGCCTCCTCAACTCCAGAAAAGTCCTGCTGTCAGGAAtgctgaagaggaaaacGCCCCAGGCAAGTCGAGGCAAATGTCAGTCGCTGGACCTTCCCCTGCCCCTCCAGGGCGATTATCTCCAACCCTCTTTTCCCCCACTCCGTTGACGCAACGCTCCTCTGTTCCTCATTCACCTACGTATTCTAAACGTCCTTCGCTTGCTCCGCCTTCCCCTACCCAGTCCTCTTATTCTGTTCATCCGGTCAGATCTCCGTCTCAAGCATATTCTCGCGTTGGCTCTCTGCGGCCGTTGTCCCCTTTACCCTCGTCACCCATCCTGAAAGGATTAACACAGGACGCCCCTGAGCCAGATATTGAGGCTGTAGAGCGTGCCTCCTCGCTGTCTTCACCAGCCCGCTCCCCTCGAAGGTCTTTGAGTCAGGCGTCATACCAGTCACCTGCTCTGCTTCATTTGACTCCACACCACGCATCGGAGGAAAGATTTGCTACTCGATCGCCGCTAAGATTAATCAAACACAGGGGAGAAGTGGGAACTGCTTCGCCCACGAAGTCTGAGCATAATC ATCGCCAAGTCTCGCACGCGCCAATGGCACACGAGTTAGCCCAAagtgaagatgaagaggagaaagacGATATTCTTGCAAGAGCAGAGAGAATGATCGCTCGTCTATCCATGCCCCTTTCTCCTCGCAATCCACCTCTACTGAGGGAAGAGGCGCCGGCGCTGATCGTTCAAGCTGCTTCTCCTGAAATTTCTCCTGCTTCACAGCCATTTATCGCATCAGCCCAAACGCCTTCATCTTCAGTTGGTGCCCATCGTTTTGCTACCCTCTCCCCTGCGTCCAGTCTTGGCAAACGACGGACTACTCCTCCAAGTTCACTAGGGGAAAGTCCTCAGTCACAGTCGACGCCCAGGTTACAAGCGACTTCCCCAGTCCATGAATGCGCCGGCACCTCTCCAATGATTTCCCCTATCTCCACCGGATCTTTGCAGCACACACCCATTCCTCAGTTCAGGCTGTATCCCGGAGAGACTCCCCTCATGGATGCATCCTACCGTGAACCAACTCTTGGTTTCCGTCGAGGCACCCCGCATCCGAAAATAGAGTTAGCCTCTCCTGCTACGGATTGTAGTCCCTTCGTCTCACAAGGCTCCGGTTCCCAGCTGAGACTGAGCCTTCAAAGACATATATCAGCAGACAGCCATTCGGACTCCTCTCTTTCGCAAAAAGGCCGTCTTCTCTTATCCCCCTCTCCTCACGCTGGGTCGCCTATTCGATCTCCTTTTCGGGAGTCCACTCCTACTAGAAGGTCTCCCATGTTGTCTGCCTCTACAAcggtgaagaagaacaCTCAACCTTCCTCTTTATCCCCATCTTCCCAGCTTGTTTCCGATTTCCCTCGAGGCGAAGTGGAAAGTGCGATGAACAGTATTCAGGCTTCGAAAGCCATGGATTCTCATGGGGGGGCCGTTCACTTGAAACCTATGACTGTTGTTACACCGCAAACGGACGTCATGCGAGTTGAAGAATCTGCGGACTCGTCCATCAATCAAGCGACTGCCTCTGCTGTACATGCCCAGAGCCTGGCTCAAGACATCCATGTGGAGGATGAGGCTGGCCCTGACTGGCGAATTGAGTGCTCGAGCATCTCGGTGGTGGCAGAAGATGTCGAGCTAGGAATTCTCGTGGGACCCAGTTTCGTGAATGCTCATGCAATTCAAACACTCCAGCCCGGAGACGCAGCTGGAGAGAATGGCTCCATCGGAGAATCAGCACGGTTTTCGGATGGATACGGCGACGACGAGCAAAATATCTGTAATGACAGCGGTCTGACCGAAATGACAGATAAGACGGTGGAGGGCGATAGTGCGGCTTGGGACATTTCAGCAGCGTCTTTAAACGAAAATGTTGGGAGAAGCAATGAGTTGGGAGGCATAGAAAAGACATGTAaaaggcaagaagaaggcaatGGACAGGATACAGGAGCAAATGTTTGCCGGGAGGACAATATGTCGAAGAATGAAATGGGCGAAAAAAATAGCGAAGGCGACGGtgagaagatggaagagatgcTAAGCGAAAATGAACAGGACGAAGACAGCGAACAGGAGAATGATCAAAAGGATACAAGTgaggaggacgaagaaAGCGGGCCAGGTGAAGCACAAGATAAAATTGTTATTTGTGTGGTGAAGAAAAAGACCGTGAAGGTTGAACCTGGGTTGGAACATGATGTTCAGGAGAGACGACCGACAGTCTCGGAAATCCCAGACCGACGGTGCACCCCTGTACTTTCCACCCCCTTATACTCGTCAGGGGCTGAGAGAGAACCAACGATGCAGCCACGGCGAACGCCAACGCCTTCACGACTTATATCCGCGTCAGCCTCAAGCCCACAGCAGGAAGTTCATCAATGGAACACCCCTATTGCCTCCAGCCTTTATAAGCAGGTGACTACACAGTCGAACACACCTGCCCTATCCGCCATTCCCTCTGCTCCAGTAACTCCCTCAGACATGTTGTATCCATCTCTCAATAATCTTGACTCTCCGCTGTCCATTAGTACAAGTTTTATCACATCCACACCAACCCATGACACCAGCTCAAATCCGACCGCTATGTCCAACGAACGTCCAGTGTTCCGCATCGCCGGCGAAAATACCCCCCAATGCATATCTGCTTTGGAGAAAATGTTCCCGAAGAAAGCGGTTGGTCATTCCAAGCTCTCTCAACAAGTAATACCTTCGAGTTCACCTTCTCGAGCTGATCTCgatgagatggaaaagaTACAAGTCGATGAGACGATTGAGACCTCAGCAGAAGAAAAAAGTGACGATGAGCCTCATAAATCAAACGCCGAATGTGATATGTCGGCAGGTTCACAAGACGATGATCCAGAAGCGAACAGCTCTGTCCAGATAAAAAAACCTCGGAAGTCACTTCACGATGAGCTTGCAGCTGTAGTTAGAGACGAAGATGCGGGAGACAGCAGTTTTAAGTCCGTCGTGGAAGTGTCGAGCTTGGACCCCAAGGCGGCTGCTAGGGCGGCGGCGATTCTCAAGCTC AATCATTCATATATTGAACACGGTGTCCTTTCTCGTCAAAATCCAGACGTATCTAGCACTACAAATATGTCACATTCCTCTCTTCTCGACAAACGAGACCTCTTACATGAAGCTGAACTCGAAATTGTCTCTCAGCGAAGAAGTCACAGTCGATCCATGAGTCGCGCGATGTCCTTATCTCGCGAATGGGAGGTATCAAGGGAAGtgagaagagagagagagatgTCAGTGACGACCTTCATGACGGAGGACTACCCTATTCCCGGCGGATACGTGAAGACGCCAATAAAAAGGCGTCActcccctcttccccacACGCACCGTCACTCCCACTCATCTTTTGGTCGCATAAATACGCCTGGCGTAGTCAAAGGAAAGGCGAAAGAGCGAGAGAACAGATGGGGTGTGTCCGAATGGAAACGCCTTGAAAAGACGTATCGATCTGAGAAAGAGGCCTGGATAAAGGCGAGAGAACTGAAGGCTCTCCCTGGGGGACTCGTCTCTTGGGCTAGGCGGGCGACATTCGGCAGCAATTCTCGTGTCGAAATGGAACCATGGGATGCTCAGCGTGTAGTAGAGAAGTTTTTAGACAGTGAAAGACCAAAGGCGGGCAATGCAGAATGGGACAA GGAACTTGTGCTGCTTCGAGTCCAAGCTATTGAACGTAGGCTCAACCATATCCAAAACAAGGAGGCTTCCATCTCTGCCGTTATCGACACTCCTGTGCAAAAGAAAGCTCGTAAAAACCCTGAAGACATTGATATTTCTACTAAGACAATTCATACCCCACTTGCTATGCCCCGTTGTCAACCCAAGGTGGAAGAACCACCCTCGACGATCAagagaatgctgggcttTATATGGGGCGGAGGAGCGAACAAGGCCGATCTGATGTCAGAGGTGAAAATGAAGGGTAAAGGGCTCATGAAGGAGTTCGAAGCGGTGCAGGGGAAAGACAGGGCGAATGAGCagatgaaggagattgCAAGGCCTGAAGGAGTTCCACCACCTCTCACTGTAGCATCTCAACCTGCTCCATCCCCTGTTCCAAGCACTGTTAACACTCGCTCGGTTTCTACACCCAATCTCACAACTGCAACTTCTGTCTCATCGACATCGCTTTCAAGCTCAGCTCTTGCATCCATATCTTTCTCCCATACTTCACGTTCGAGTTCGGGAAGGCTTTACCCGCCACTCCACCCATCATTAAGCCAGCGTTCGTCAGCAATCGCAAAGCTTTTTCCTCAGGGGCAGATGATAACGGCTGTTCCACCGCCCCCCAAAGAGCCGGTAAAATTGCCTAGCACGGTATCAGGTCTGCAGAGGTCGAGAACGGGAAGCGTGAAAGATTTGGCGAAGGTGTTTGAAGAAAAAAGTTTCGAGTTGCAGAAGTAG